The sequence AATCCGTAACCTTTAAGGACTTGGAGGTTTCCCTCCAAGAACACCTCGAAATCGAGGGCGGAGCTGTCATAAATGAGATAGATAACGACAAATGGGAAGAGGCAGGTGCCAGGGAAGGTTTTGTGATCACCCATGTGGGAAGAGACCGTGTAAGCGGAGCAGACGACCTCAAAAACAAGCTCCAACGAAATAAAGGTGAAGAAGTAATGATTTTAGGCTTCTATCCAAACGGCCAAAAATCATACTTCGAAATCAAACTTGACAATTAGTATAGTGTTTAGTTGGTTTATGTATGTGTTAAAACCATCCGCTAAAGGCGGATGGTTTTTTACTTTATACCCTATCAGAAAGAACCTATTTCTGGATTTATTTATAAAAGTCTTATCACCCAACAAAAAAAGCCCCACCGCTAAAATCCTGCATAAACTTCTCAAAACCTCACCACTATCATCTATCAGGCCAAAAAATACATTTTATTGAATCACTAATAAAATACCCAAATCCATTCAGTTCATTTAAAGGAAGACACTCTTCACTAACCGTTTATCAACAAAGTATTCATTTTTACAAAACGCATGAAAATTAATGTTTAAAACATTTTTATGTATTTATTTTGCTTTTTTATAGATATAAACGATATTATTTGTGGTAATGAAAACCCAAAAGGTTCACTTGTCTAGCTATGGTAAGTTTTACCTAGATTAAAACCTGCTAATGCGGCAATTAATTACCGGAAAAGATTAAAGAAACTATTACTCTCTCTTACTATGGAAACACTACTTCCACGGGTGGAAAGCATCAAGCTTGTCATCTGGGATCTGGATGAAACATTTTGGCACGGAACGCTGAGTGAGGAAGGTGTCATTCCCATCCCAGAAAACATTGAACTCGTTAAACAATTGTCAGAAAGAGGCATCATTAACAGCATTGTCTCTAAGAATAATTTTGAAACTGCAAAAGAAAAGCTTCAAGAACTCGGTATTTGGGACTACTTCGTCTTCCCTGCGATCGACTGGAGTCCAAAAGGCATTTTGATCAGGAATATCATTGAAAATTGTCAGCTAAGAAGCCCAAACGTCCTTTTTCTGGATGACAATCACTCCAACTTGGAAGAAGCCAGGTTTTACAATCCCAAAATAAAGGCTCATTTTCCGGACTTTATCCCACAGATGCTCGCCAATGAAGCCCTTGCAGGCAAAGTTGACAGCAATCTTTCCCGGCTAAAACAATACAAGATCCTGGAAAAAAAACATGATGCCAAAAAGAGCTTTAACGACAATCTGGATTTCTTAAAATCTTCCGGGATCGAAATTGAACTGATACATAAGCTAGAATCCCACAAAGACAGGATACACGAACTGCTCCAGAGAACAAATCAGCTTAACTTTACCAAAATCCGCCTTGACCTTGATGAAGTACAGGCCTTAATCAACAGCCCTATGCACAAGTCCGCCTTGGTGAAAGTCAAGGATAACTTTGGAGACTATGGCATCATTGGCTTTTACAGCTTGGACAGTATCAAAAACAGCCTTGACCATTTCGTTTTTTCTTGCCGCATCTTAAACCTCGGAATACCCCAATTCATTTACGCCAAACTGGGATTTCCAGACTTAAAAGTGGTGCCAGACGTCGCCGAAGAACTGGACCGATCAACCCCCGACTGGATCGATGAACGCAATGTGTCAGACCCAAGCATGCCGTCGGCGGCTCAGACTCCTGCAAAAAAAGAGTTGCCATTGTTATTTAGAGGGCCATGCGATTACAAACAAACCTTATTCTACCTCCAAAACTCGGGTTTTGACATTATGCAGGAGACGAATTATGTCACTGAAAACATCCCGTCTTACCCAACGCATACAAACACTTTAATAGATGCCATTCGGTTAACTACAGCACAAAAAAAACGCATCTTAGCCGTTAAGGATATTCCATTTTTTGATAAACACTACTATGATACTTCTGCCCTGGAAACCAATGCTGAATATATCGTTATGGCACTGGAAACAGATTACCATCAACACCTCTATCGGCACAAGGATTCCGACATAAAACTGGCATTGGGAAAAAGGGAAGGAGTACTCACCGAAGCGGCTAACCACCCATCCCTCGTTCATTATTTTAAGGAAAGAGGCGCCGCTCATCTCGGGACAAAAGCATTGGTGAATTTTTCGATCAACTTCACCCATATCGGGTTAATCTCCCCAGAGGAATTCTACCAAAACCTATGCACTATAAGAACTTTAATTCCTGCATATAAAAAATTGATTCTGATCAATGCTCCAACCCCTCCACCTGGCCATGAACAGCGGTACGAAATCATGAATCAAATGGTGGATGATTTTATTGAAAACAACGAAAATACCCAGTTGGTAGATCTCAGAAAACTAACCAACACTACAATATTCAGCGATAATGGAAGTAAGAACTTCAACAGAAAAACATACTTGGAAATCGCCAGTTTGCTTCTGGAGCAGCTTCCTGATGCTTCAAATGAAAGCGTTAGCAAAAACATAAGTCCATTCTTGGTCTTCAAAAATGAAATCAGGATGCGCTATTTGGTTACCAAAAGTTTCCTACGAAAAAACGTATGGATGAAGATCAAACGGTTTAATCTACTGCTAGCACTAGAATTATACCTGGAAGATGGCTTAGCAGAAATCATTCTTTCATGTAAATTCATCATATTTTGAAACAGAACGCCTAATAGGAACCGAAAACCTACCATGCCACATGTATAGCCGTTTATGTTAAAACAGCTTTTGACCATTATTGGCCAAAGGCTGCTTTTGCATTTTTAGGAGATAATGCTTTATTTAGGTAAGCTATACCTCCTCTGTAAAAACAATGCTGCATCAAAAGTTGGACACCCTAGTTTCTGAACTGCTCACGGCAAAAATTCTTTCTGACCACCAGCTGGACCTTGAGCGTTTTGATGAATTCGTCAACCAACAGTCATCACTGATTACGCTGCACGACATTGGCAATTACCGACCAGTCCATATCAACAATGCCTGCAAGGAGTTTTATGGCTTTACGAACAACTTCCTTTCAGGTATGGATTATATCTATTACCTCAAAACAATCCACCCTTCCTATTACCCCACACTCTTTCGTTCCCTGACCTTTTTCAACGAGGACAGTGAAGAATACTTAGACCTTACCTATAAGCTCAAAGATGCTGAAGGAAACTGGCAAATCATGAAGGGCACCACCAAAACCATCACTCGGACAAACACCAGCAGACCACATTACGCCCTATCTTTACTAATCCCTGAAAGCAAACTTTCTCCCGGTAAAGATGCCCCCATGAGGCTATTGGAAACACTGACGAAGCGTGAAATGGAAATCTTCCTGAAACTAGCCGAAGGACTCGCCCCACATGAAATAGGGGCCAGGCTATTTATCTCTGAAGAAACCGTCAAAAAACACAAACAAAACATCTTCAAAAAATTAAAATGCAATAAAACCAGTGAACTGATCAAGCTGGCATTTGAACTTGGCGTAAAATATTAGAGGAGACCCCAAGCGGACCTCCTCTAATATTTCTGCTAATATGAACAAGCTTAATCCTGCAATTTCAGCTCTACGTTAAATCCCCGTACACGGGTATATTGACCGCTCCGAAGGAGAAATATCGTGGCCTTTAGGTGACGCATATTCACCCCAACTCCGGACGCAAGTGCTCTAACACTTTTTTGGCTTCATGCCATTCCAACCTTGGCCCAAACTGGCTCACCACTTTTGAAGAAGCCAGGCTGGCCAGTTTTCCACTGGAAGCATACGAATGGCCATTGGTAATTCCGAAAAGAAAAGCCCCTGCAAACATATCCCCGGCACCATTGGTATCGATGGCCTCTGTTTCATATGGCTCAATATCAATAAAGGTATCGCCATCATAAATCATGGCACCATTTTTCCCCATGGTGATGACAAATCGCTTGGCCACTTTTTTCAACGCCTCCCGGGCTTTCTTCAGATCCTCTTCCCCTGTAAACAACCTCGCCTCTTCTTCATTGGCAAACAACAGGTCTACCCCTGCGCCGATAACTTCTTCAAATCCTTCCTTAAAATACTTTACCATAGCCGGGTCAGAAAAGGTCAAGGCCACATTGGTCCCCTGCTCCTCGGCATGTTTCTTGGCATGCATCATTGCAGCCTTGCCGTTTGGAGAAGTAACCAGATAACCTTCTATATAGAGGTACTCTGCATCATTGATAACATCCTCATAAAGATCTTTGCTGGAAAAACGCTCGGTGATGCCAAGAAAAGTATTCATGGTACGCTCAGCATCTTCGGTCACCATGACCAAACACTTCCCCGTAATACCGTCTTCCAACTGATCTGCCTGCAGATTGTGCGCCACTCCAGATGCCTTGAGATCTTCTACAAAAAACTTCCCTAACAAGTCATTGGCTACTTTGCAATTGTAATAGGCACTCCCTCCAAACTGACTCACAGCGATCACCGAATTGGCCGCAGATCCGCCACATTGCTTTTTGGCTTCTGCGGTGTTGATCACGGCCATGAGTTCATCTTGGCGGGCTTCGTCGACCAAGGTCATCAAGCCTTTCTCAACGTTGTTTTCAGCTAAAAACTGATCCGATACTTTAAACTCAATATCCACAAGGGCATTTCCCATGCCCACTACATCATATTTCTTTTTCATGCTTTTGTTATCAATACTTTCGACTGATTTATTCAAATATTTTATGTCTCTCAAATGGCTTTTCCCGATCGAAGAGATAGCGATAGGTATGATGGGTTTTATAGATTTTTGCATACAACTGCTCACAAACCCGCATCATTTTCGGGCTAAAATCACCTATCCAGTTCATCTCAATAGTCTCATAAGGAAAAGCCTTCTGGGAGGACATATCGTTAAATTTCTTCACCATAGCGCTCTCCACGCCCTTGCCTTGCTGCTCTGGCACCACGCCAAATACCAACCCCAGCATTTTATTGGGAGGATTGAATAACTTATGGTAGAGGAATTTTATCTTCCCTAACCAGTTCATTTTCCCTCCGACATATTTAAAGATCTGGTTCAACTCTGGAATTGAGATAAA comes from Echinicola vietnamensis DSM 17526 and encodes:
- a CDS encoding adenosine kinase encodes the protein MKKKYDVVGMGNALVDIEFKVSDQFLAENNVEKGLMTLVDEARQDELMAVINTAEAKKQCGGSAANSVIAVSQFGGSAYYNCKVANDLLGKFFVEDLKASGVAHNLQADQLEDGITGKCLVMVTEDAERTMNTFLGITERFSSKDLYEDVINDAEYLYIEGYLVTSPNGKAAMMHAKKHAEEQGTNVALTFSDPAMVKYFKEGFEEVIGAGVDLLFANEEEARLFTGEEDLKKAREALKKVAKRFVITMGKNGAMIYDGDTFIDIEPYETEAIDTNGAGDMFAGAFLFGITNGHSYASSGKLASLASSKVVSQFGPRLEWHEAKKVLEHLRPELG
- a CDS encoding response regulator transcription factor — protein: MLHQKLDTLVSELLTAKILSDHQLDLERFDEFVNQQSSLITLHDIGNYRPVHINNACKEFYGFTNNFLSGMDYIYYLKTIHPSYYPTLFRSLTFFNEDSEEYLDLTYKLKDAEGNWQIMKGTTKTITRTNTSRPHYALSLLIPESKLSPGKDAPMRLLETLTKREMEIFLKLAEGLAPHEIGARLFISEETVKKHKQNIFKKLKCNKTSELIKLAFELGVKY
- a CDS encoding HAD hydrolase-like protein, translated to MNYRKRLKKLLLSLTMETLLPRVESIKLVIWDLDETFWHGTLSEEGVIPIPENIELVKQLSERGIINSIVSKNNFETAKEKLQELGIWDYFVFPAIDWSPKGILIRNIIENCQLRSPNVLFLDDNHSNLEEARFYNPKIKAHFPDFIPQMLANEALAGKVDSNLSRLKQYKILEKKHDAKKSFNDNLDFLKSSGIEIELIHKLESHKDRIHELLQRTNQLNFTKIRLDLDEVQALINSPMHKSALVKVKDNFGDYGIIGFYSLDSIKNSLDHFVFSCRILNLGIPQFIYAKLGFPDLKVVPDVAEELDRSTPDWIDERNVSDPSMPSAAQTPAKKELPLLFRGPCDYKQTLFYLQNSGFDIMQETNYVTENIPSYPTHTNTLIDAIRLTTAQKKRILAVKDIPFFDKHYYDTSALETNAEYIVMALETDYHQHLYRHKDSDIKLALGKREGVLTEAANHPSLVHYFKERGAAHLGTKALVNFSINFTHIGLISPEEFYQNLCTIRTLIPAYKKLILINAPTPPPGHEQRYEIMNQMVDDFIENNENTQLVDLRKLTNTTIFSDNGSKNFNRKTYLEIASLLLEQLPDASNESVSKNISPFLVFKNEIRMRYLVTKSFLRKNVWMKIKRFNLLLALELYLEDGLAEIILSCKFIIF